Proteins from a single region of Runella sp. SP2:
- a CDS encoding succinate dehydrogenase/fumarate reductase iron-sulfur subunit produces MNLTLKVWRQKNKKTEGKIETYQVAGISPDMSFLEMFDVLNEQLIGEGKEPIAFDHDCREGICGMCSMYINGRPHGPKGGITTCQLHMRSFSDGDTIVVEPWRAKAFPVIKDLVVDRSAFDRIQAAGGFVSVNTGNAQDANSIPIAKEDADEAFAAAACIGCGACVAACQNASAMLFVSAKVSQFALLPQGQPERKMRVERMVAQMDEEGFGSCTNTGACSAECPKEISLEHIARLNREYLGAKLTSQGV; encoded by the coding sequence ATGAACCTCACCTTGAAGGTGTGGAGACAAAAAAATAAAAAAACAGAAGGGAAAATCGAAACTTACCAAGTTGCTGGTATTTCGCCCGATATGTCATTCTTAGAGATGTTCGACGTATTGAACGAACAACTCATCGGTGAAGGCAAAGAACCTATCGCTTTCGACCACGATTGCCGCGAAGGTATCTGTGGAATGTGCAGCATGTACATCAACGGCCGTCCGCATGGGCCCAAAGGTGGTATCACCACTTGTCAGTTGCACATGCGTAGCTTTAGCGATGGAGATACGATTGTGGTAGAGCCTTGGCGCGCCAAAGCTTTCCCTGTTATCAAAGACTTGGTGGTTGATCGTTCTGCTTTTGACCGCATCCAAGCGGCAGGAGGGTTTGTATCGGTCAACACGGGTAATGCACAAGATGCAAACAGCATTCCAATTGCCAAAGAAGATGCCGACGAAGCATTTGCAGCAGCGGCGTGTATCGGCTGTGGCGCTTGCGTAGCGGCTTGTCAAAATGCTTCCGCGATGCTATTCGTATCGGCCAAAGTATCACAATTTGCGTTGTTGCCACAAGGCCAGCCAGAGCGTAAAATGCGCGTAGAGCGTATGGTAGCACAAATGGACGAAGAAGGCTTTGGCTCTTGTACCAACACAGGTGCGTGCTCGGCAGAGTGCCCGAAAGAAATCTCGTTGGAGCACATCGCTCGCCTCAACCGCGAATACTTAGGCGCTAAATTGACTTCACAGGGAGTTTAA
- a CDS encoding LytTR family DNA-binding domain-containing protein has protein sequence MAFFLSIMIPLLSQPYPHNALFSRYWLLVSAGAGSFIALFLIVFQPFGASYWQHPDKNLILAGYGLVTFLCLSGISLTMPLLFKRWYSEANWTVGKEILGVLLILVIISVGNWLYSQWFFVSSFRIKELFSWIGITVAIGIIPTTIITLLDYTRLQRKYATDKLSVKTDTEEQPAPASLETITLIAENLKDTFSLSPDELLFIESASNYSEVVFLKENNLQKMLIRSSLSRLEEQIQNSDIVRCHRSFIVNLKQVTKITGNAQGYKLQLKNVGYPLPVARRYTDLMAEYFKK, from the coding sequence GTGGCTTTTTTTCTATCTATTATGATTCCGTTGCTTTCACAACCCTATCCGCACAATGCGTTATTTTCTCGCTACTGGCTCTTGGTTTCGGCAGGAGCTGGGAGCTTTATTGCGTTATTTTTGATTGTTTTTCAGCCTTTTGGGGCCTCTTATTGGCAGCACCCCGATAAAAATTTGATTTTGGCGGGATACGGGCTTGTGACTTTTTTGTGTTTGTCGGGCATTAGCCTGACCATGCCGCTTTTGTTCAAACGTTGGTATTCAGAGGCAAATTGGACGGTTGGAAAAGAGATTCTGGGGGTTTTGTTAATCTTAGTCATCATTTCGGTCGGAAACTGGCTTTACAGCCAATGGTTTTTTGTGAGTTCGTTTCGGATAAAAGAACTGTTTAGCTGGATAGGTATCACCGTCGCCATTGGTATCATTCCCACGACCATCATTACGTTGCTTGATTATACTCGTTTGCAGCGCAAATACGCAACCGACAAACTGTCGGTTAAAACAGATACGGAAGAACAACCCGCACCTGCGTCGCTGGAAACAATTACGCTAATCGCCGAAAATCTCAAAGACACCTTTAGCCTTTCGCCCGACGAACTGTTGTTTATCGAATCGGCCAGTAACTATTCGGAGGTGGTGTTTTTAAAGGAAAATAACCTTCAAAAAATGCTGATTCGGAGTAGCCTGAGCCGATTAGAAGAGCAGATTCAAAACAGCGACATCGTGCGGTGCCATCGTTCATTTATTGTTAATTTGAAACAAGTAACCAAAATCACGGGCAATGCCCAAGGCTACAAATTACAACTCAA